In Corvus cornix cornix isolate S_Up_H32 chromosome 28, ASM73873v5, whole genome shotgun sequence, one genomic interval encodes:
- the LOC104696965 gene encoding uncharacterized protein LOC104696965 isoform X1, protein MSIYNKFSSLCWSHLVQGWGWLELCWALSASSQLRQKRWGVVTGVMLGSVVCGRRCGSCRQSGGARESVCREGLLQEAEPFPPHWARHLWQSHQRGRWEVLLQLPIPADQLPPPRPPRALQTVLYARFPKEKEGESPTFLPRGSCWEPARLHLERLLLLEGLGEVEVVEGGHCSTCPEECLRLPALKIFPDSPWEVVIDVGKCSDPTYSAGMKEGELLSLPLGIWEGALLCDQHQCPSSGHPVC, encoded by the exons ATGTCCATCTATAACAAATTCTCTTCTTTGTGCTGGAGCCATTTAGTTCAGGGTTGGgggtggctggagctgtgctgggcactcaGTGCCTCATCCCAGCTCAGGCAGAAAAGGTGGGGAGTTGTAACTGGGGTAATGCTGGGCTCGGTGGTTTGTGGCCGCAGGTGCGGGAGCTGTCGGCAGAGTGGAGGAGCAAGGGAATCTGTTTGCAgagaggggctgctgcaggaggcagagccatTTCCTCCACATTGGGCACG ACATCTCTGGCAGTCCCATCAGCGTGGACGTTGGGaagtgctgctccagctgcccatcCCAGCAGATCAGCTCCCTCCACCTCGGCCTCCCAGGGCTCTCCAGACAGTCCTCTATGCTCGATTTCCTAAGGAGAAGGAAG GTGAGAGCCCCACGTTCCTGCCCCgggggtcctgctgggagccgGCCCGGCTGCACCTGGAGCGGCTGCTGCTCCTCGAAGGCCTTGGGGAGGTGGAGGTGGTCGAGGGCGGCCACTGCAGCACCTGTCCCGAGGAATGTCTTCGGCTCCCGGCCCTGAAAATCTTTCCGGACTCTCCCTGGGAGGTCGTGATCGATGTGGGGAAATGCTCTGACCCAACCTACAGTGCAGGTATGAAGGAGGGagagctcctctccctccctctgggAATATGGGAAGGAGCCCTCTTGTGTGACCAGCACCAGTGTCCAAGCTCAGGGCACCCAgtgtgctga
- the LOC104696965 gene encoding uncharacterized protein LOC104696965 isoform X2 gives MSIYNKFSSLCWSHLVQGWGWLELCWALSASSQLRQKRWGVVTGVMLGSVVCGRRCGSCRQSGGARESVCREGLLQEAEPFPPHWARHLWQSHQRGRWEVLLQLPIPADQLPPPRPPRALQTVLYARFPKEKEGESPTFLPRGSCWEPARLHLERLLLLEGLGEVEVVEGGHCSTCPEECLRLPALKIFPDSPWEVVIDVGKCSDPTYSAGVAEFTS, from the exons ATGTCCATCTATAACAAATTCTCTTCTTTGTGCTGGAGCCATTTAGTTCAGGGTTGGgggtggctggagctgtgctgggcactcaGTGCCTCATCCCAGCTCAGGCAGAAAAGGTGGGGAGTTGTAACTGGGGTAATGCTGGGCTCGGTGGTTTGTGGCCGCAGGTGCGGGAGCTGTCGGCAGAGTGGAGGAGCAAGGGAATCTGTTTGCAgagaggggctgctgcaggaggcagagccatTTCCTCCACATTGGGCACG ACATCTCTGGCAGTCCCATCAGCGTGGACGTTGGGaagtgctgctccagctgcccatcCCAGCAGATCAGCTCCCTCCACCTCGGCCTCCCAGGGCTCTCCAGACAGTCCTCTATGCTCGATTTCCTAAGGAGAAGGAAG GTGAGAGCCCCACGTTCCTGCCCCgggggtcctgctgggagccgGCCCGGCTGCACCTGGAGCGGCTGCTGCTCCTCGAAGGCCTTGGGGAGGTGGAGGTGGTCGAGGGCGGCCACTGCAGCACCTGTCCCGAGGAATGTCTTCGGCTCCCGGCCCTGAAAATCTTTCCGGACTCTCCCTGGGAGGTCGTGATCGATGTGGGGAAATGCTCTGACCCAACCTACAGTGCAG GAGTTGCTGAGTTTACCTCATAG
- the LOC120411443 gene encoding DNA polymerase epsilon subunit 4-like: MAAAAAVPGPGPGPGPGPGPGPGPGPGPAEGAAPGEEAAGAGPQGPGPARLARLPLARVKALVKADPDVTLASQEAVFVLARATELFVETIAKDAYVYAQQGKRKTLQRKDLDNAIEAIDEFAFLEGTLD, from the exons AtggcagcggcggcggccgtgccgggaccgggaccgggaccggggccgggaccgggaccggggccggggccggggccggggcccgCGGAGGGGGCGGCGCCcggggaggaggcggcgggagcggggccgcaGGGCCCGGGTCCGGCCCGCCTGGCCCGGCTGCCGCTGGCGCGGGTGAAGGCGCTGGTGAAGGCGGACCCGGACGTCACCCTGGCCAGCCAGGAGGCCGTGTTCGTGCTGGCGCGGGCCACG GAGCTGTTTGTTGAAACCATAGCCAAAGATGCTTATGTGTATGCCCagcaaggaaaaaggaaaaccctgCAAAGAAAAGACCTGG ataaTGCCATTGAAGCTATTGATGAATTTGCTTTTCTGGAAG gtaCTTTGGACTGA